In a genomic window of Lycium ferocissimum isolate CSIRO_LF1 chromosome 9, AGI_CSIRO_Lferr_CH_V1, whole genome shotgun sequence:
- the LOC132029975 gene encoding polyphenol oxidase E, chloroplastic-like, producing the protein MASVCKSTTLNTPFTSSTKSSLASTSKPSQLFLHGKRNQTFKISCKVSNNDQNGETNSVDRRNVLLGLGGLYGVANAVPLATANPIPPPDLTSCSKAHIDETDDVEYSCCPPKPEDLDKVPYYKFPSMTKLRIRPPAHAADEEYIAKYNLATKRMRELDINPTDPLGFKQQANIHCAYCNGAYKVGGKELQVHFSWLFFPFHRWYLYFYERILGSLINDPTFGLPYWNWDHPKGMRLPPMFDREGSSIYDDKRNQGHRNGTIIDLGHFGEEVQTTQLQMMTNNLTLMYRQMITNAPCPLLFFGAPYPLGSDPSPGMGTIENIPHTPVHIWTGDTPRQKHGENMGNFYSAGLDPVFYCHHANVDRMWNEWKQLGGKRRDLTQKDWLNSEFFFYDENRNPFRVRVRDCLDSKKMGYDYAPMPTPWRNFKPIRKSTTGKVNTSSLPPASQVFPLAKLDKAVSFSINRPASSRTQPEKNEQEEMLTFNKIQYDDRKYIRFDVFLNVDKNVNADELDKAEFAGSYTSLPHVHTGSGSHAASVTFRLAITELLEDSGLEDEDTIAVTLVPKKGGEDISIDSAEIKLEAC; encoded by the coding sequence ATGGCAAGTGTGTGCAAGAGTACAACCCTCAACACTCCCTTTACATCATCCACAAAGTCTTCTTTAGCTTCTACTTCAAAGCCCTCTCAACTTTTCTTGCATGGGAAACGTAACCAAACCTTCAAAATCTCGTGCAAGGTCTCCAACAATGACCAAAACGGTGAAACAAATTCAGTTGATAGGAGAAATGTGCTTCTTGGTTTAGGAGGTCTCTATGGTGTTGCCAATGCAGTACCATTAGCCACTGCTAATCCTATACCACCCCCTGATCTAACTTCTTGTAGTAAAGCCCATATAGATGAAACAGACGATGTGGAATACAGTTGTTGCCCTCCTAAGCCAGAGGATTTGGACAAAGTTCCATATTACAAGTTCCCTTCGATGACCAAGCTCCGTATCCGTCCGCCTGCTCATGCTGCTGATGAGGAGTATATTGCCAAGTACAATTTGGCCACTAAACGGATGAGGGAACTTGACATAAATCCAACAGATCCACTTGGGTTCAAGCAACAAGCCAATATCCATTGTGCCTATTGTAACGGTGCTTACAAAGTTGGTGGCAAAGAGTTGcaagttcacttctcttggctTTTCTTCCCCTTCCACAGATGGTACTTGTACTTCTATGAGAGAATCTTGGGCTCTTTAATCAATGACCCAACTTTTGGTTTGCCATATTGGAACTGGGATCATCCAAAGGGCATGCGTTTGCCTCCCATGTTCGATCGTGAAGGTTCTTCCATTTACGATGACAAACGTAACCAAGGTCACCGCAACGGAACCATAATCGATCTTGGTCATTTTGGTGAGGAGGTCCAAACAACTCAACTCCAGATGATGACAAACAATTTAACTCTAATGTACCGTCAAATGATAACTAATGCTCCATGTCCCTTGCTGTTTTTTGGTGCGCCTTACCCTCTGGGATCCGACCCCAGTCCAGGAATGGGAACTATTGAAAACATTCCTCATACTCCTGTCCACATCTGGACCGGTGATACTCCTAGACAGAAACACGGTGAGAACATGGGTAATTTCTATTCAGCTGGTTTGGACCCGGTTTTCTATTGTCACCACGCCAACGTGGACCGGATGTGGAACGAGTGGAAACAACTAGGAGGCAAAAGAAGGGATCTCACACAGAAAGATTGGTTGAACTCGGAGTTCTTTTTCTACGACGAAAACCGCAACCCTTTCCGTGTGAGAGTCCGAGACTGTTTGGACAGTAAGAAGATGGGGTACGATTACGCACCAATGCCTACTCCATGGCGTAACTTTAAGCCAATAAGAAAGTCCACAACAGGGAAAGTGAATACAAGTTCACTTCCACCAGCCAGCCAGGTATTCCCACTCGCAAAGCTGGACAAAGCAGTTTCCTTTTCAATCAATAGGCCGGCTTCGTCAAGGACTCAACCGGAGAAAAATGAACAAGAGGAGATGCTAACGTTCAACAAGATACAATATGATGATAGAAAGTATATAAGGTTCGACGTGTTCCTCAACGTGGACAAGAACGTGAATGCGGACGAGCTTGACAAGGCAGAGTTCGCGGGGAGCTATACTAGCTTGCCACATGTTCATACAGGTAGCGGGTCTCATGCTGCGAGTGTTACTTTCCGGCTGGCCATCACTGAACTGTTGGAGGACAGTGGTTTGGAAGATGAAGACACTATTGCGGTGACTCTGGTTCCAAAGAAAGGTGGCGAAGATATCTCCATTGACAGCGCGGAGATCAAGCTTGAGGCTTGTTAA